From the genome of Terriglobales bacterium, one region includes:
- a CDS encoding DUF5666 domain-containing protein has product MRSFYPSAMAILVAVSMGTAAVAQQAGNTPPQQSQEKHAEQQSGAEPVQMPVTVKVNQPDGKKTAATDDDPVFGQPKLPDGKTSLIGGTVSKIDGIHNELGVKVFGGNRWNVQFDERTHFFRDGKETTFEHVKKGDRVYVDTMLDGDKILARNVRVVTSAVVADARGQITSIESNIASVADSLSGRPVTFRVNDDTQIKREGQTVPASELKPGALVSVQFKPGQAREGNAQEITILAAPGETFTFAGKVRYLDVSSGSIAVENRTDNKTYDIAFDRKRQLPSNLMVGSDVTVAAIFDGNHYKANDISVNQESK; this is encoded by the coding sequence ATGAGAAGTTTCTACCCTTCAGCGATGGCCATCCTGGTTGCGGTGTCCATGGGAACGGCAGCAGTCGCACAGCAGGCAGGCAATACTCCGCCCCAACAGAGTCAAGAGAAGCACGCCGAACAGCAAAGCGGCGCGGAGCCAGTCCAGATGCCGGTCACGGTCAAGGTGAACCAGCCAGATGGCAAAAAGACGGCTGCGACTGACGACGATCCCGTCTTTGGACAACCGAAGCTGCCCGATGGCAAAACCAGTCTGATCGGCGGAACCGTAAGTAAGATCGACGGTATCCACAATGAACTCGGCGTGAAGGTCTTCGGCGGCAACCGATGGAACGTGCAGTTCGATGAGCGAACCCACTTCTTCCGTGATGGCAAGGAAACTACCTTCGAACACGTAAAGAAGGGCGACCGCGTGTACGTGGACACCATGCTCGATGGTGACAAGATCCTCGCCCGGAACGTGAGAGTTGTTACGAGCGCCGTAGTTGCTGACGCTAGAGGCCAAATCACGAGTATCGAAAGCAATATAGCCAGTGTCGCGGATAGTCTCTCAGGTAGGCCGGTCACCTTCCGCGTCAATGACGACACCCAGATCAAGCGAGAGGGCCAGACAGTGCCAGCGTCGGAGCTAAAGCCCGGAGCGCTCGTGAGTGTCCAGTTCAAGCCCGGACAGGCTCGCGAAGGCAACGCGCAGGAAATTACGATTCTTGCCGCGCCGGGAGAAACCTTCACCTTCGCTGGCAAAGTGAGATATCTAGACGTGAGCAGCGGTTCCATTGCGGTCGAGAACCGTACCGACAACAAGACTTACGACATCGCGTTCGATCGGAAGAGACAGCTTCCTTCCAACCTGATGGTTGGTTCCGATGTGACTGTCGCGGCTATTTTTGACGGGAACCACTACAAGGCCAATGACATTAGCGTGAACCAGGAATCCAAATAA